The Virgibacillus dokdonensis genome includes a window with the following:
- a CDS encoding helix-turn-helix domain-containing protein, whose translation MRVKLHIQEILKREGVTQLELAKRLELSPSTVNDMCKKDIKRVNTETIAKIAEMFDIEDINEIMSLEKAENE comes from the coding sequence ATGAGAGTGAAATTACATATTCAGGAAATATTGAAAAGAGAAGGTGTAACTCAACTGGAACTTGCTAAAAGGTTAGAACTCAGTCCGTCGACTGTTAATGACATGTGCAAGAAGGACATAAAAAGAGTTAATACTGAAACTATTGCTAAAATTGCAGAAATGTTTGATATAGAGGATATAAACGAAATAATGTCGTTGGAAAAAGCGGAAAACGAGTAG
- a CDS encoding helix-turn-helix domain-containing protein, whose amino-acid sequence MTNRQLKLLRMYSGLTQREFAELIGVAPSTVAKIEAGFTYVTDATKAKILRKFDLTCPEFTYFCIQMDTERIMANDN is encoded by the coding sequence ATGACTAACAGACAATTAAAGTTATTGCGTATGTACTCCGGCTTAACCCAACGAGAATTTGCGGAATTAATCGGAGTTGCCCCATCTACCGTTGCCAAGATTGAGGCCGGATTTACTTACGTTACCGACGCAACTAAGGCAAAGATTCTACGTAAGTTTGATCTCACTTGCCCCGAATTTACATATTTTTGCATACAAATGGACACAGAAAGGATAATGGCGAATGACAACTAA